The Archocentrus centrarchus isolate MPI-CPG fArcCen1 chromosome 5, fArcCen1, whole genome shotgun sequence genome contains the following window.
TTGAGATACAGAACAGggaaggagaaagaagaaaagaaaagccacATTTTCTTTCAGGTATGTGATACTACCAGCATGAGTGGTTTTAAAGTATGTAGATAATTCAGATTTGTACTTTCTGACTCTAAGACCATTCATTATGGTTAATGAGAGCCGTAAATGGGTGAACACAGATCTGCAAAATGAGAGTGAACACTCCCACAAAGTTGACTACACCTAGATTAAATTATATTGACATGATAGAAATTAAACATCTGGTTTGCCATTAGTTTGAGTTTTATTCTTAAAGTTTAGTGTTGCTTGATATTATAAAGTAAAGGCGCTGGTTTTCCCCTCTGTCGCAAGCAGTCTTGAGTTTGGTTATAACTGTTCTGTCTTCCCCTCAGGCTGCACAAGACTTTTTATAGTCATGGCATCAGCAGCTCCACCAAAAAGGATGGTTTCTTCTGTCTTCATCACTCTGGCTTCTCCTCACCAAGCCACTGTGACCCCACAACGGGAGCAGCCGCAGCCTGCCCTTCAAGCTCACAGTGCCCCAGCTAGAGAGAAACAGCACCCTGCTGCAAGAATGAGTCCAGGTGACAGCATGCCCACGCATAGGTACAAGAGAGAGGACCACTCACCTTCGTCAGGGTCTTATGGAAACCTAAACAGCAAAGGCTTGACTCATGTAGGGTCCTCAGCCCTTGTTTCAGACCCACAGAGCTGCAATCCTGCCAAGCCTGAACCAGCCAAAACACCgcttcaaaaagaaaatgacaagaGGAGTTCACCAGGTATTCATTATATAATCTATTTTTCAGAGTTCTATAGATTATAAAACCCAGCAGACTTTTATTGTATACTGTAGACCTCTCTGTCCCATCCCCTGTGATTCTAAATCCCTGTCATCAGTTAAGATTCTTGTGGGGTCCTACCCAGATACAAATTCGATTTTACTTAATTTTTGATCTGCATTTCAAGATATATGATCCAAAAATTTAAAGATTGATGATTCTGTACATCTAAAAGTCCTAAAGACTTTTAAGGGAGCCATAAGGCTAAAAAGTCTTTTAAATGACCTCAGTTTTAACGATAGTTTAGGCTGAAGACCATAAGTCTGAAAATGAAAGTGGTCTTTGGGTGTGAAGTTAGAAAAAACCAGAAGCCTTTGACTGCATTACTTTATATGTGCACTGAAAAGACATAAAATGAAGATGCAATACACTCACCCTTAATCCAGCTACAAGTATTATACACATTTTTAACCTGTCTAGTGTCAGGCCAAATTATTTTTGGAAGGCCACAGTAAATCTATCGAAACTCACACGAGAAAAGCAAAACATATTCTGCTAATTTTTATTTGGTGGCTGGCAGCATAAGTATATATATTTAAGTACATATTCTCTCTGTGAGACAGGTGACAAATGAAAGGAATAGCTAACATTAGCAGCCAGTCTCCCAGACATGGATTAAGCCTACTTCTAGTTTTTAACTCAAGACTAAGCTTAATTCATGTCTGGGAAACTGAACCCATGCGCCTTAGTAAGGTTTTGGGTCACCATGAGTTCCTGGAACAGCTGCAACTCTGCTTGGCATAGATTCTCCAAGTCTCCAATCTCTACTGAAGGGAGAAACACATTCTTCTAACAGATAttccctctatttttttttttttttaataatggcaGTTTCCACACAGGTATTAAGTTGGGATGACATTTGGTGAACGCATAGGCCATAAAATATGATTCATCAAATCATGTTTTAACCCCTGCTGCCCTGTGGATGAGGACAATGCCATAATGGGAAATGAGGATCACATCAAGGGTTGGAAATGCACAAGTTTACAGATATGCTTGGATTTAATGTAAAATGCATGTCCTGCATACCTTTTCTCAAACATATAACACCTGAGCCAGTTAACAAAAAAGTCACTGTGCAGACTGCAGTATCAACCAGGAAGGCCAAAACTTATGGAAAATTTAGAGTGATAAGTGATCCAGAGTAAAATTAGTGAAGGGCCCGGTTTGACCCATGGGTCTTGAATTTGAAACATGTGCTCTAAAGGGATAAGTAGACCAAAACTATGCCAGTAGAGAGTACTAGATCCCCTCACTACAGGGGATTAAACAATTAGATTTTTCCTCTAATTTGTCACcagtctgtatttgtttttaattagttGTCTTAAAAAAAACTACTACAAACTCacttaaaatcacatttttcttgCCAAACAGAGCTCTTCCCgctccctcctccccctcccccctctgATGCACCGCCTCTACGTCCGGGAGAGTCGCTTTCTGAGGAATCAGCGcttccaccacctcctccagcccaagAGTCTTTCCCCCACCCTGTGACCCCAGGCCAGCAGCCAGTTTACAACCCAGAGGTATGCAGGCTTATCTTACAGTGTCACCATAACAAATGACACTTAGCTCACCAAAGTCCTCCAGTTTACAGCTTCAAAAATGTGatgccaaattttttttttttttaaaaattgcttcAAATATATTAATAGacagttttttggttttttttttttttttttttttttttgcaatcaaGGATTAGCTTTTCACAATTTTTACACATGATGAATCATGATCAggaagggtggggtggggtctGAGTTACCTAATTCTGTACCTGACttctaaaataattttcttCCCCTTCCGTTTTCTGAGAATTTTACTAATTTAATTAAGAATTTAAGTTCTCCAaactattcagttcagtttttcagCACAGAGAATGAACAAAGGTTtgacttttaaatatttaaactcaGTGACTCAGCTTTGAATCACCCATGACATCAGCAAATCTTTACAGCAAAAGAAGgtaaagtttttatttaactGCTGAAAAGGTTTGGGTTCTAGTGAAAATCAGTAGAATTGCATTGGTATGTTTAAAGAGGGAAAAATAACTGGTATTCAGCACACATATTAAATCAAAGCCCTGAAAACCTgaacttaaaattaaaatttttgtaTGTCCTGGTCGGGATGACGTGTTGTGGATGACTCTGATGTTTACGCCTGTCACATTCAGAGCCACTTTTATGCCTTACCAGCTTCAAAATCAAGCACTGCTAAATTACGAGGTTCACCTTGGTAGGCCAAACTCAACTTGTCAGtttaataatgtgctttacatTTAAGGTGAAAGCAAGAACACCATCTAGTGGGTTAAGCCCAGATGACCAAATCCACGGGATCTACCAAAACAGCCAAGACAAAGAAAGCAAAGGTAATGTGATCTCTATTTATATACTTCACCACTCAGCATGTTACATTATTATAACCTGCTTTGACACTGTGTGTGTACAACGCAGACCTGTGCGGCTTCTGTCGAAAGCCAGTGGCTCCTTCAGAACCTGCAATAGAGGCCTTAAACAGGACTTACcatgatggctgcttccagtgtAGATCTTGTCACATTCCCCTGGCTGGCAAACAGTACTACAACAAGGCAGGGATCCCGCTCTGTGAAGACTGTTACCAGGTAGCTCAATACAGTTCTCACTACAGGGTGATATCCAGGCTGTGAATATGCATGCACattttaacctcctgagacctgagctcctcTTTGGGATGTGTTTTTAGTTTCTCCCAGCTATTTGAGATTAGCTGGACCTGAGGAGTCTAAAACCTGTTCAACAtctttaaacagaaaagattttttttttttaattgctgtttTACAGCATAGCACAATAATGTCACTGCTGTTTAGTAGAGTGTTGAAgtattgagcagaatgaagtgtAAGTTGCAGATAACCCAAAATGTATCATCGCCATATGTGTCATGTAATGACAGTGCggcaggcaggatgtggaccCAAATACAGGACTCATGAGACTGAACATAAACTCAAAACACAGAACTGGGAGACAGATTACTATGAGGGGAGGATGCAATAAGGAAAttaggaaaactgagggcttaaatacacacgagGTAAgtagggagagaggacacagatgggaaaaacaagacacaggtgaacagaaacTAACCGAGGAGACAAgcggaagcaaaactgaacacaacacgcACGAgacatgaaacaggaagtaagtaaacaccaaacagaaaatcataaaaaagaaaattcttaAGTAATTCttaagcacaaaaacaaaacactaggtcaaagacccaggaccagGACAACATGAGGATACAGGACGTTAAAAAAGGCCTATACCtatcttttttttcacatgtatGCATGCATATTCAAAGCTCACTGCAATGTTTCACAAGACTGGGATTTTTAAAAGCTTAATCCTCTTTGTTCAGAGAACACAGCAGagcaatatttaatat
Protein-coding sequences here:
- the fblim1 gene encoding filamin-binding LIM protein 1 isoform X2; translated protein: MASAAPPKRMVSSVFITLASPHQATVTPQREQPQPALQAHSAPAREKQHPAARMSPELFPLPPPPPPSDAPPLRPGESLSEESALPPPPPAQESFPHPVTPGQQPVYNPEVKARTPSSGLSPDDQIHGIYQNSQDKESKDLCGFCRKPVAPSEPAIEALNRTYHDGCFQCRSCHIPLAGKQYYNKAGIPLCEDCYQASLELCWACGEAITDHIIRALERAYHLSCFTCTTCKRQIGEQAFAQGDVGEVYCLQDYYRKYAPKCSACNQLIIPKEDGTDSYTVECLGRSYHENCYRCEVCVIQLSPEPNEHGCYPLDGKMLCKPCHLNLSSGQH
- the fblim1 gene encoding filamin-binding LIM protein 1 isoform X1 → MASAAPPKRMVSSVFITLASPHQATVTPQREQPQPALQAHSAPAREKQHPAARMSPGDSMPTHRYKREDHSPSSGSYGNLNSKGLTHVGSSALVSDPQSCNPAKPEPAKTPLQKENDKRSSPELFPLPPPPPPSDAPPLRPGESLSEESALPPPPPAQESFPHPVTPGQQPVYNPEVKARTPSSGLSPDDQIHGIYQNSQDKESKDLCGFCRKPVAPSEPAIEALNRTYHDGCFQCRSCHIPLAGKQYYNKAGIPLCEDCYQASLELCWACGEAITDHIIRALERAYHLSCFTCTTCKRQIGEQAFAQGDVGEVYCLQDYYRKYAPKCSACNQLIIPKEDGTDSYTVECLGRSYHENCYRCEVCVIQLSPEPNEHGCYPLDGKMLCKPCHLNLSSGQH